Proteins from a single region of Primulina tabacum isolate GXHZ01 chromosome 5, ASM2559414v2, whole genome shotgun sequence:
- the LOC142547781 gene encoding uncharacterized protein LOC142547781 encodes MSCLASCCVSLTCGLCSSVASSITKRSARIAYCGLFGFSLIVSWILREVATPVLKKFSWINTSDNLPKEWFQMQAVLRVGLGNFLFFGILALIMIGVKDQNDKRDSLHHGGWIAKMLVWTLLVILMFFLPNAIISIYGFISKFGAGLFLLVQVIILLDATHSWNDSWVAKDERKWYIALLAVSIACYLAAFTFSGILFIWFNPSGHDCGLNIFFLSMTIILAFIFAVVALHPKVNGSLLPASVISIYCAYVCYTGLSSEPIDYVCNGLHNKSKAVTLSTLILGMLTTVLSVLYSALRAGSSTTFLSPPSSPRAGDKKPLLDSDELESGKGKDSEARPVTYSYMFFHLIFALASMYSAMLLSGWTSSSENADLIDVGWTSVWVRICSEWVTAGLYVWSLVAPLLFPDREF; translated from the exons ATGTCGTGCCTCGCATCGTGCTGTGTGTCGTTGACGTGCGGGCTCTGTTCATCGGTGGCGTCCAGCATCACCAAGCGCTCTGCAAGAATCGCATACTGCGGACTCTTCGGCTTTTCTTTGATCGTGTCTTGGATTCTTAGAGAAGTAGCTACACCTGTGCTTAAAAAATTCAGCT GGATAAACACTTCAGACAACCTCCCAAAAGAATGGTTTCAAATGCAAGCTGTTCTTCGTGTCGGCTTGGGGAATTTCTTGTTTTTTGGAATACTAGCCCTCATAATGATTGGAGTGAAGGATCAAAATGACAAACGTGATTCATTGCATCACGGTGGATGGATTGCTAAGATGCTGGTTTGGACTTTGTTGGTTATCCTCATGTTTTTCCTCCCGAATGCCATCATATCAATATACG GATTTATTTCGAAGTTTGGTGCTGGGCTTTTCTTATTGGTACAAGTCATAATATTATTAGACGCCACACATTCGTGGAACGATTCATGGGTAGCCAAAGACGAGCGAAAATG GTATATCGCCTTACTTGCTGTATCAATAGCATGCTATCTTGCTGCATTTACGTTTTCGGGAATTCTATTCATTTGGTTTAACCCTTCCGGACACGACTGTGGCCTTAATATCTTTTTCCTCTCGATGACCATCATTCTTGCTTTTATCTTCGCTGTTGTTGCATTACATCCCAAG GTTAATGGCAGCCTCTTGCCTGCTTCGGTGATATCCATTTATTGTGCTTACGTTTGTTACACTGGACTCTCTAGTGAACCTATAGATTATGTATGCAATGGTCTCCACAACAAGTCAAAAGCCGTTACCTTGAGTACCCTTATTCTTGGTATGCTTACTACAGTTCTCTCAGTTTTATATTCCGCTCTTCGAGCTGGATCGTCGACAACCTTTTTATCTCCACCAAGTTCACCCAGAGCAG GTGACAAGAAACCTCTTCTCGACTCAGACGAACTTGAATCCGGTAAAGGAAAGGACTCAGAAGCACGGCCAGTTACTTACTCTTACATGTTCTTTCATCTGATATTTGCTCTAGCTAGCATGTACTCAGCCATGCTTCTTTCTGGTTGGACGAGCAGTTCAGAAAATGCAGACCTTATAGACGTCGGTTGGACGTCAGTTTGGGTTCGCATCTGTAGCGAGTGGGTCACAGCTGGATTGTATGTGTGGTCTCTAGTGGCTCCATTGCTGTTCCCCGATCGTGAATTCTAG
- the LOC142547782 gene encoding DUF21 domain-containing protein At4g14240-like yields MHLVNAVALASVAIRHGGLQDSGFLYAEIEFGTVWWFMYAGISCVLVLFAGIMSGLTLGLMSLGLVDLEILQRSGTPSEKKQAAAILPVVQKQHQLLVTLLLCNAAAMEALPIYLDKLFNQYVAIILSVTFVLFFGEVIPQAICSRYGLAVGANFVYLVRFLMIICYPISYPIGKILDCVLGHNEVLFRRAQLKALVSIHGREAGKGGDLTHDETTIISGALDLTEKTAEEAMTPIESTFSLDVNSKLDWEAMGKILARGHSRVPVYSGNPKNIIGLLLAKSLLTVRAETETPVSAVSIRRIPRVPADMPLYDILNEFQKGSSHMAAVVKSKNKKPPSIVEKSEENEPTDGDSNLTAPLLSKKEEKVDSVVVDIEKVPRPGSKNNLTYDMIVGKLPPSDDSEDGEVIGIITLEDVFEELLQEEIVDETDEFVDVHKRIRVAAAAAASSVARAPSFRRVSVQKGLGSQNKLGHPLKKPPGEDDEVPANKR; encoded by the exons ATGCACCTGGTGAATGCTGTGGCGCTGGCATCTGTGGCTATCAGGCATGGGGGGCTCCAAGATAGCGGCTTTTTGTACGCAGAGATTGAATTCGGAACTGTCTGGTGGTTCATGTACGCGGGGATCTCATGCGTGTTGGTGCTCTTCGCCGGTATCATGTCGGGATTAACTTTGGGTCTCATGTCATTGGGGCTGGTCGACCTCGAGATCCTTCAGAGGAGCGGCACTCCCTCTGAGAAGAAACAGGCTG CTGCAATACTTCCAGTGGTTCAGAAGCAGCACCAACTTCTTGTGACATTGCTTTTATGTAATGCTGCTGCTATGGAG GCCCTTCCGATATACCTGGATAAGCTTTTCAATCAATATGTTGCTATTATATTGTCGGTCACTTTTGTTCTATTTTTTGGAGAG GTTATACCTCAAGCAATTTGCTCTAGGTATGGACTTGCTGTAGGTGCAAATTTTGTATATCTTGTGCGCTTTTTGATGATCATTTGCTACCCAATCTCTTACCCAATTGGAAag ATTCTAGATTGCGTACTGGGACATAATGAGGTGTTGTTTAGACGAGCTCAGCTGAAGGCTCTTGTTTCTATTCACGGTCGTGAG GCCGGGAAAGGAGGGGATCTCACACATGATGAGACAACGATTATTAGTGGAGCGCTAGATTTAACAGAGAAG ACCGCTGAGGAGGCAATGACACCAATCGAGTCCACATTTTCTTTGGATGTCAATTCGAAGTTAGACTG GGAAGCAATGGGTAAGATTCTGGCTCGGGGGCATAGTCGAGTTCCTGTCTATTCTGGGAACCCAAAAAATATAATTGGACTTTTACTG GCTAAGAGTCTTCTTACAGTGAGAGCAGAAACGGAGACCCCAGTGAGTGCTGTTTCCATACGGAGAATCCCACG TGTTCCAGCAGATATGCCGCTATATGACATACTTAACGAGTTCCAAAAAGGTAGCAGTCATATGGCAGCTGTTGTCAAGAGCAAAAACAAAAAACCTCCTTCGATTGTGGAGAAGTCTGAAGAGAACGAACCCACGGATGGGGATTCAAATTTAACGGCCCCGTTATTATCCAAGAAAGAAGAAAAGGTGGATAGTGTAGTGGTTGATATTGAGAAGGTCCCAAGGCCTGGCTCGAAAAATAACCTTACATATGACATGATCGTTGGTAAATTGCCTCCATCAGATGACTCTGAAGATGGTGAAGTTATTGGTATTATCACCTTGGAAGATGTATTTGAAGAACTCTTGCAG GAGGAAATTGTTGATGAGACGGATGAATTTGTGGATGTGCACAAAAG GATACGAGTGGCAGCAGCTGCTGCAGCTTCATCAGTTGCTCGTGCACCATCTTTCCGACGGGTATCCGTCCAAAAGGGGCTT GGAAGTCAAAATAAGCTAGGACACCCTCTCAAGAAACCACCAGGTGAGGATGATGAAGTTCCAGCAAACAAGAGATGA
- the LOC142544491 gene encoding uncharacterized protein LOC142544491, with the protein MAMLHCYTDRIKCKVFLTTLVDSAQRWFEGLAPQSINSFKDFEKVFSHHFSSIKKYKKTAFSLFEVKQSPKESLRSYIKRFNRVALDVPTCATETKTTAFTQDLREGEFFKSLTKKVPGDFENLLSRADKYINMEEAQKQKREAVRKERVDRVSKPEERGQKRGNPGHFSHHVPLKITREREVQEYSKDLAPDHQLSQLEKIGFCTLHKVCYHNTEDCKTVKGDYVLPSARGVNEPNTFTNFSSRFK; encoded by the coding sequence ATGGCCATGCTGCATTGTTACACTGATCGAATCAAGTGTAAGGTGTTCCTGACTACATTGGTGGATTCGGCTCAAAGATGGTTTGAGGGTTTGGCTCCTCAAAGTATTAATTCTTTCAAAGACTTCgaaaaggtgttctcacaccatTTCAGCAGCATCAAAAAGTACAAGAAAACTGCTTTTAGTCTTTTCGAGGTCAAGCAGAGCCCGAAAGAGAGTCTGAGGTCTTACATTAAAAGATTTAATAGAGTGGCTCTCGACGTTCCTACTTGCGCCACCGAGACAAAGACTACCGCATTCACCCAGGACTTAAGGGAGGGGGAGTTCTTCAAATCATTGACCAAGAAAGTGCCCGGGGATTTCGAAAACTTATTGTCCCGGGCAGATAAGTATATCAATATGGAAGAAGCTCAGAAACAGAAGAGGGAGGCTGTAAGGAAGGAGAGAGTGGACCGGGTGTCCAAGCCCGAGGAGAGAGGACAGAAGAGGGGTAATCCAGGGCACTTCTCTCATCATGTGCCTCTGAAGATTACCCGGGAAAGGGAAGTACAAGAATACAGTAAAGATCTGGCCCCGGACCATCAATTGTCCCAACTAGAAAAGATAGGATTTTGCACTCTCCACAAAGTGTGCTATCATAACACCGAGGATTGCAAGACAGTGAAGGGAGATTATGTATTACCTTCTGCTAGGGGTGTAAACGAACCGAACACGTTCACGAACTTTTCGAGCCGGTTCAAATAA
- the LOC142544492 gene encoding uncharacterized protein LOC142544492 has protein sequence MSDLGRRGEPEPERKKNLPPATGLIKMISGGSTDGDSNRARKSRNRRKCMEVEKTRRNEAVISFGPEDLKGVNLSHNDALMPLCRWICRDFHLEAVETALFGFAGHVVYPEGEIVLPLTLGSQDLKKTVMTSFTVVDSPSSYNIILVRPAMNELRAMAFIYHQKIKFPVGARVGEVRGDQPSSRKYYVEAVRADQSKTKREGKKVRMDEVRGRVIEKGEVHFVVEEEQEMIEQLTGISPLISEHQLNILPGSHPIKQKKRHFGPEKDKVIDEQVKELLQAGHIREIQFPTWLSNVVLVPKSTGKWRMCVDFRDLNKACPKDHYPLPSID, from the exons ATGAGTGATCTCGGGAGAAGAGGAGAGCCCGAGCCCGAGAGAAAAAAGAATTTGCCCCCTGCCACGGGGttgattaaaatgatatcagGAGGCTCCACTGATGGAGACTCCAATCGAGCGAGGAAATCGAGAAATAGGAGAAAATGTATGGAGGTAGAGAAGACGAGGAGGAATGAGGCGGTCATTAGTTTCGGCCCAGAAGATTTGAAGGGGGTGAATCTATCCCATAATGATGCCTTG ATGCCTTTGTgcagatggatttgcagggATTTTCACTTGGAAGCTGTGGAAACTGCCCTCTTTGGCTTTGCTGGCCATGTGGTCTACCCGGAAGGGGAGATTGTCCTACCACTAACTCTGGGCTCTCAGGATCTCAAGAAGACAGTGATGACCTCTTTTACTGTAGTGGACTCCCCAtcttcatataatatcattctgGTGAGGCCAGCTATGAATGAATTAAGAGCGATGGCATTCATTTACCACCAAAAGATAAAGTTTCCTGTGGGAGCCCGAGTAGGAGAAGTCCGGGGGGATCAACCTTCTTCCCGAAAATACTATGTGGAGGCAGTCCGGGCTGATCAGAGCAAAACTAAGAGGGAAGGGAAGAAAGTAAGGATGGATGAAGTGAGAGGAAGAGTGATAGAGAAAGGCGAAGTACATTTTGTGGTAGAGGAGGAGCAGGAGATGATAGAG CAGTTGACAGGGATCTCACCCCTGATATCGGAGCATCAATTGAATATTCTCCCGGGCTCTCACCCGATAAAGCAAAAGAAGAGACACTTTGGTCCTGAAAAAGACAAAGTTATTGACGAACAGGTGAAGGAGCTGCTGCAGGCCGGCCACATTCGAGAAATTCAATTTCCTACATGGCTTTCGAATGTGGTGCTGGTGCCTAAATCTACCGGAAAGTGGCGGATGTGTGTAGACTTCCGCGATCTTAATAAGGCTTGTCCCAAAGATCATTATCCCCTACCTAGTATTGATTAG